The proteins below are encoded in one region of Scleropages formosus chromosome 19, fSclFor1.1, whole genome shotgun sequence:
- the LOC108927656 gene encoding carbohydrate sulfotransferase 2-like, which produces MKSKQLALTLPWDKDARKFKTYRSHTKIMAQPGIVMKVLRRKRMVLFAAYVLLLVLTMLNLANYRWAKEPQQCNHQMRSAVYQSRSDIRFLYKAPVAKKRQLVYVLTTWRSGSSFFGELFNQNPDVFFLYEPMWHIWQKLYPGDAVSLQGAARDMLSSLYRCDFSVFQLYNSPGGKNFTSLGLFGATLNKVICSYPLCSAYRKDVVGMVDDKVCKKCPPQSLRLLEDECLKYGTVVIKGVRILDVNVLAPLMEDPSLDLKVIHLVRDPRAVANSRIKSRHGLIRENLQVVRSRDPKLRRIPFVDPNHKANKKDSSDYHSIGAMEVICDRTSKTLRTALNPPSWLKGKYLAVRYEDLVENPIRTLRHVYKFVNLTANHDIESFALNMTSGTGSSSKPFIVSSRNATQAASAWRTVLSIQQIKQVEDYCHHAMSLLGYERVRTPAEAKDLSKSLLSAPKL; this is translated from the coding sequence ATGAAAAGCAAGCAGCTCGCGCTCACTCTGCCCTGGGACAAGGATGCCAGGAAGTTCAAAACGTACAGGAGCCACACCAAGATAATGGCCCAGCCCGGCATCGTGATGAAGGTGCTGCGCAGGAAGAGGATGGTCCTGTTCGCCGCCtacgtgctgctgctggtgctgacCATGCTCAACCTGGCCAACTACAGGTGGGCCAAGGAGCCGCAGCAGTGCAACCACCAGATGCGCAGCGCCGTGTACCAGAGCCGGTCCGACATCCGCTTCCTGTACAAAGCGCCCGTGGCCAAGAAGAGGCAGCTGGTCTACGTCCTCACCACGTGGAGGTCCGGCTCCTCTTTCTTCGGGGAGCTCTTCAACCAGAACCCGGACGTGTTCTTCCTCTACGAGCCCATGTGGCACATCTGGCAGAAGCTGTACCCCGGGGACGCCGTCTCCCTCCAGGGGGCGGCCCGGGACATGCTGAGCTCGCTGTACCGCTGCGACTTCTCCGTGTTCCAGCTGTACAACAGCCCCGGGGGCAAGAACTTCACCTCGTTGGGGCTCTTCGGGGCCACGCTGAACAAGGTGATCTGCTCGTATCCCCTGTGCTCCGCCTACAGGAAGGACGTGGTGGGAATGGTGGACGACAAGGTGTGCAAAAAGTGTCCCCCGCAGAGCCTGCGGCTGCTCGAGGACGAGTGCCTCAAGTATGGCACGGTGGTCATCAAAGGCGTGCGCATCCTGGACGTCAACGTCTTGGCTCCTCTGATGGAGGACCCTTCGCTGGACCTGAAGGTGATCCACCTTGTGAGAGACCCCCGGGCTGTCGCCAATTCCAGGATAAAGTCCCGACACGGCTTGATACGGGAGAATCTGCAGGTGGTGAGAAGCCGGGACCCCAAGCTGCGGCGCATACCCTTTGTAGACCCCAACCATAAGGCGAATAAAAAGGACAGTTCGGACTACCACTCTATCGGGGCCATGGAGGTGATCTGCGACAGGACCTCCAAGACCCTGAGGACGGCCCTCAACCCACCCAGCTGGCTCAAGGGAAAGTACTTGGCGGTGCGGTACGAAGACCTGGTGGAGAACCCCATCAGGACTTTGCGGCACGTTTACAAGTTCGTCAACCTGACCGCGAACCACGACATCGAATCTTTCGCCTTGAACATGACCAGCGGGACGGGGTCCTCGTCGAAGCCCTTCATCGTTTCGTCCAGGAACGCCACGCAGGCCGCCAGCGCATGGAGGACCGTACTGAGCATCCAACAGATCAAGCAGGTGGAGGACTACTGCCACCATGCCATGTCTCTACTCGGCTACGAACGGGTCCGAACCCCAGCGGAGGCCAAAGACCTCAGCAAGTCCCTGCTGTCGGCCCCCAAACTCTGA